DNA from Mustela nigripes isolate SB6536 chromosome 14, MUSNIG.SB6536, whole genome shotgun sequence:
aCCCAATCCATTTAAGATAAGCTGCTTTGAACTGTCACCCTCTCACGTGCTACCCTCatcctggggagaggggagtttGCTTGACTGGTtatggtagagctgggattcagtcccagaaGGTAACTCCTCTAAGTCTTTGCCTTTCATGATCCAGGCTGCCTGAAGACCGTGGGCAGGAAGGAACAGGCCCAGGCAGGGGTCAGGCCAGCGAGGGATCCAGGGTGATGTGGGCACCCGTCGCTCAGTGAAATGCACATGGTCCAGGAACCAGTCAGCTGAAATGGGAGGGGCCAGGGGACCCAGCCTCCTCCAaagggggggcctgcttcccctcttctggCTGTGGGCTCTACTTCTCCCAGAAGGGTTAGCAGTACACCTGGAGCAGCGGTGCTCCTGACGAGTCTGTGTCTGTGCCCTGGAAGGATGAATCGTGGCTGGCTGGGTATcctgaggggaagggaagaggaaacagaggcttaaGAGAGGGAAGGAGCTCATCCAGGTCCCACGGACAGGGAGAAGCCTGTCAAGGAGCGGAGTAGGACTCAAGCGTGGGTCAGTCTGATCTCAGTCCAATCCTGACTGGATCCCACTCAGGTTCTTGACCTCTCTGAGTCCCAGCCTTGCTGTCTGTCAAAGGGGAATGACCCCACTCCTGGGGTCTCTGAAAACTACAGCGGCAGCAGTAGATGGCACACAGGGTGCCTTTTCAGCTCCAGTGCATGGCCTCTGCCCTACACTGTCCTCCCCAGTGACTGGCGGAGGGGCTCAGATGCAACTTCTGGGCACCTGCCCCCTGAATATCTCCCAGGTGAACCCTTGAAGCCAGCTTGTAGGATCAGGATGGGGTCTAGGCTGCTCAGGCTTCTGGTTCCTTTCTGATCCCATCCCCACGCATCCCCAGAGGAAGCTGGGAGAGGgccatggcaggggtggggggggcgtggAGGGGAGGCCCGAGGGCAGTTTCCTCTCTGTACTCATCAGGTCAGGACCAAACCTGGGGCTCCATAAGGCCTCAGCCTCCTGGCGATGACATCTGCAGTGGTCTCCTGGGAGATCTGCACTGTGAGTTCTAGGGAGGGAACAGGAGGGGGCAGTGGTCATTATCACATCCTTTCAACCCTAACCCCAACTTTAGCTCCCAGCCTGATGAGGGAGGGATCATCTACACCTGGGCCGGGCTTGAGAAACaatgtttaaaacaaagacacaacTAGCATATGtgtatgcgtgtgcatgtgcgtgtgtgtagtGGTGTCTGGGTGGGGGATTTGGTTAGGCCAGGGCCCAGGTCTAAATTCATATGGGATCCTGGATCTGTTAACCAGGCTAGGCCTGCAAACTCCGGCAGCTTGTACCAGGGGACAGAGGAGTCTCTTAGGGGACATGAGAGGACAAAGGAGAGCAGGGACTGGCCGAGGGTGGACCCACAGTGGCCAACCACCCAGTGTAGCCCTCCCTTGGCCAGAGTCTCCTCCACTCTGTCCCTCAGCCACAGGGAACCCCACCTACCATCCTGGCTGAGCCCTGAGCCCACCATGGTCTCGTGGCCACTgtcaggggcagcagcaggggctGCACCCCGCACGGAGCGGCCCTCTGTGGTCTGCGGGCGGGCTCGGCTCTTGCGGGTACTGATGCGAATGATGCCGCGAACCAGGCGGCCCTCGGCATCCTGCTCATCCAGGTGGTAGTCCTGGGTGATGCTGCTGATAAGGTCCGAGATCTTACTGGTCTTCTCCAGGAACACAGTGTCTGATGTGCACTTGGCCAGCTCGTCAATCTGGTGTACACTGAATAACTCGGTCAGCTTCTTGAAGATGAGCACATCGATCTCTCGGCTGGACATGGAGCCGCTTCCTATCTCAGGCAGGTCCAGGTCCGACTCATGGAAAGAGTAGTACTCTTCGGAGCCACGAGGGCTGCTGGCGAGGGTGCTAGGCAGGCTGTGCCGCATGGGTGGGGGTTCAGCCAGTGGCTCCTTGCAGCAGGAGTCCGCAtcaggggctggggaggtggtACTGCGGTAGGGATACACAGGGATGCCTTTGAGCTTGACATCAGGGTAGCTGAAACTGCTACCCATGGTTGACTTGAGCCGCTGGCCGTCCCGCCGGCTGGGAGGTGCACGATCGGGGCTGGGGGGTACTCCATTGTGTTCTTTGGCCCAGCTGGCTTCAGCAGTCCCCTCAGGGGAGTCGCCAGCAGACAAGCAGAGGCTGCAGCCCCGCATGCAGGCCCCGCATCGCTGGAGGCAACTCCGGCAGCGGCGGAAGCAGAAGGCAGCCCGGCACCAGTCCCACACCCACGGTCTCCAGGGCAGGCAGCAGGCCGGGGGCTCAGCAGCAGACTCAGGAGAGCTGGAGATGAAGGTAAGGCTCTCGGGCCCATGGTGGCCAGGGTCCTTGGGGTCTGGCCTGCGGGTGCGGCGGGTTGGTGGGGGTTGGGATGGCTCATCAAAAGTCTCCACGCATAGTTCTGTTGGCCGCTCCCAGGGTCCCAAGCGTGGGGGCCCAGATGATGGGCGGGGGTGTCCAGGGCGGGGCATGGCTCATTGCATGATTTGTTGCAGCCAGGCACCtagggaggagaggccaggaaggaGTCACATTCAAGGGTGCAGTTAGGCCCAGGAACCCTCACCTAGCGTCCCTccctctccaaagaagaaattctgTCTCTGGTCTAACCTACATTTCAAAATTTCCtgggacagggcacctgggtggctcagtcagttaagcgtctgactcttgatttctgctcaggtcatgatctcagggtcctgggatcaagccccatgtcaggctccatgctcagtgcacagtcggcttgggattctctctccctctccctctgccatcctctcaaataaataaatcaatcttttaaaaagatgtcctgtgtattatataagactgatgaatcactgacctttacctctgaaatgaaaaatacattacatgttaattaattgaatttaaataaaaatttaaaaaaatttttaaagtgtccTGAGATTTCACACCCAGGGATGTAGTGGGGTGGCTACCattgaaaaagcagaaaatgaaaggcACTGGAGACGTGGGGATGGAGGAGCCCTTGGAGAATGGTGTGGCTGTAGCAGACAGCACAGCAGTGCCTCCAAAAATCAGACACAGGACTGCCACGTGGGCCCGCCATCCCTGCCTGCAGTCCCCCAAAAGGACGGAAAGCAGGAACCGAAACAGACATTTGCATGCCAGTGTCCacacagcagcattatttgcaataggcAAAAGGTAGGAACCACCCATATGTTCACTGACAGAtgtatgaataaacaaaatgccaCATATActtacaatggagtattattcagccctaaaaaggagtgagactgatatgTGCCACAACACCGATGAGCTCTGAGACATTATGCTAAAGGAAAGAAACCTGACACAAAGGACACATATTGTATGGtcccacttatatgaaatatctagaacaaATTCTTAGGACAAGAAAGTaaaacagtggttgccaggggctgaaggCAGGGGCAAATGGGAAGTTACTGTGTAATGGGTAGATTTCCACTTTAGGAAGAcgaaaatgttctggagatggatgataGCGGTGGTCAAACAATACCCAACAATGTGAATGTGTTTAATGCTGCAGAACTGAATGGTTAACGTggtaaaaaaacattttaagtggcaaattttatataatgtacattttaccacatgaaaagaaaaatctccagagATCTCCCTTTCCGGGGAATGGTCTCCCTCAGTTTATCCCCTCTGTTGGTAATCCCACCCAACAGAGTCTCTGAGGCTCTCAACACATGCTTCCCCTGTGAACCTGACCATCActaccttcccttcccctctgccttcaAATCAGTCATGGGAATGTGATAGATCCCCTGTCAATGTTTCAGTCCGGGTGAGATTTGCTCTGCTAGCAATATTTAACACCAAGcattcttttgcttcctttgatTAGACAAGAAAGCCAAGCCAcaaaatacactttcttttccttcttgacTTGGTTGCTAGCAAGCTCAGAGTGAAGacttcattcattccataatCACGGAGCCCGGCCCCACGTTAGGCACTGTAAAACCACGGatgatctgcctttggctcaggtcatggtcccataGTCCTGGGGTCAAGCGCCACATctgctccctgcttagtgagcctgcttctccctctccctctgcctgctgctccccctgctgtgctctctctatctctcttaaataaataaaatctttaaaaaaaaaaaaaaccatacacagATGAATAAA
Protein-coding regions in this window:
- the KDF1 gene encoding keratinocyte differentiation factor 1 codes for the protein MPRPGHPRPSSGPPRLGPWERPTELCVETFDEPSQPPPTRRTRRPDPKDPGHHGPESLTFISSSPESAAEPPACCLPWRPWVWDWCRAAFCFRRCRSCLQRCGACMRGCSLCLSAGDSPEGTAEASWAKEHNGVPPSPDRAPPSRRDGQRLKSTMGSSFSYPDVKLKGIPVYPYRSTTSPAPDADSCCKEPLAEPPPMRHSLPSTLASSPRGSEEYYSFHESDLDLPEIGSGSMSSREIDVLIFKKLTELFSVHQIDELAKCTSDTVFLEKTSKISDLISSITQDYHLDEQDAEGRLVRGIIRISTRKSRARPQTTEGRSVRGAAPAAAPDSGHETMVGSGLSQDELTVQISQETTADVIARRLRPYGAPGYPASHDSSFQGTDTDSSGAPLLQVYC